The following proteins come from a genomic window of Pseudomonas putida:
- the rsmD gene encoding 16S rRNA (guanine(966)-N(2))-methyltransferase RsmD — translation MPRSTPPARPQAGKSKGQGHLRIIAGEWRSRRLAVPEGEGLRPTPDRVRETVFNWLAPYIEGARVLDAFTGSGALVLEALSRGAEDAVALDSNPAAIANLKNNLEILRCPRGQILQTDALRYLHGPAKQQFDVVFLDPPFHQDLLANTCNLLEQNQWLGEQAWVYTESEAAPSTLQLPGNWRLHREKKTGQVHYALWQRG, via the coding sequence ATGCCAAGATCCACCCCTCCCGCCCGCCCGCAAGCGGGCAAAAGCAAGGGCCAGGGCCACCTGCGCATCATCGCCGGCGAGTGGCGCAGCCGCCGCCTGGCGGTGCCGGAAGGCGAAGGCCTGCGGCCAACGCCTGATCGCGTGCGGGAAACCGTATTCAACTGGCTGGCCCCCTACATCGAGGGTGCCCGCGTGCTGGACGCCTTTACCGGCAGTGGCGCTCTGGTGCTCGAAGCCCTGTCCCGTGGGGCCGAGGACGCCGTGGCGCTGGATAGCAACCCTGCGGCCATCGCCAACCTGAAGAACAACCTCGAAATCCTGCGCTGTCCCCGCGGGCAAATTCTGCAGACCGACGCCCTGCGCTACCTGCACGGCCCGGCCAAGCAGCAGTTCGATGTCGTGTTCCTCGACCCGCCGTTCCACCAGGACCTGCTGGCCAACACCTGCAACTTGCTGGAGCAGAATCAGTGGCTGGGCGAGCAGGCATGGGTCTACACCGAAAGCGAAGCGGCACCCTCGACCTTGCAGTTGCCAGGCAACTGGCGCCTGCACCGCGAGAAGAAGACCGGCCAGGTGCACTACGCACTCTGGCAGCGGGGCTGA